In Halobacteriovorax marinus SJ, the following proteins share a genomic window:
- a CDS encoding NADH:ubiquinone reductase (Na(+)-transporting) subunit D, whose amino-acid sequence MSLKKTLFNPLFEDNPVALQILGICSALAVTTKLETALVMCIAVTLVTGFSGFFVSLIRNHVPSSIRIIVMMIVIASLVILTDQLLKAFVYDVAKSMSVYVGLIITNCIVMGRAEAFAMKNTPLMSFVDGIGNGIGYSVVLIFVAIFRELLGSGKLLGFEILATTGQGGWYQTNGMALLAPSAFFLIGLFIWALRTWKTDQVEKE is encoded by the coding sequence ATGAGCCTCAAGAAAACACTTTTTAACCCACTTTTTGAAGATAATCCTGTTGCATTACAGATTCTCGGTATTTGTTCTGCTCTTGCGGTTACAACTAAGTTGGAAACAGCACTTGTAATGTGTATCGCTGTGACATTAGTTACAGGTTTTTCTGGATTCTTTGTTTCTTTAATTAGAAACCATGTTCCATCTAGTATTCGTATCATCGTTATGATGATTGTGATTGCATCACTTGTTATCTTAACGGATCAACTTCTCAAGGCTTTTGTTTACGATGTTGCTAAGTCAATGTCTGTTTACGTAGGTCTTATCATTACCAACTGTATTGTTATGGGACGTGCGGAAGCATTTGCCATGAAGAATACACCGCTTATGTCTTTTGTAGACGGAATCGGTAACGGAATTGGATATAGTGTTGTGCTAATTTTCGTAGCAATCTTTAGAGAGCTACTAGGAAGTGGAAAGCTTCTAGGGTTTGAAATTCTCGCAACAACAGGTCAAGGTGGTTGGTACCAAACAAATGGTATGGCCCTATTGGCTCCAAGTGCATTCTTTTTGATCGGATTATTTATCTGGGCCTTAAGAACTTGGAAAACTGATCAGGTTGAGAAGGAGTAA
- the nqrE gene encoding NADH:ubiquinone reductase (Na(+)-transporting) subunit E — protein MLEHYLSLFIKSIFIENLALSFFLGMCTFLAVSKKVKTSLGLGVAVVVVQTITIPVNNLLYTYFLKENALEWAGITGYDLSFLGLISYIGVIAAMVQILEMTLDKFFPALYTALGIFLPLITVNCAILGGSLFMVERDYNFAESTVYGIGSGIGWALAIAALAGIREKMKYSDVPHGLRGLGITFITVGLMALGFLSFSGIQL, from the coding sequence ATGTTAGAACATTATTTAAGTTTATTTATTAAATCTATTTTTATTGAAAACCTTGCTCTCTCTTTCTTCCTAGGAATGTGTACATTCTTAGCGGTTTCAAAGAAAGTTAAGACTTCTTTAGGTCTTGGTGTTGCAGTTGTTGTTGTTCAGACGATTACTATCCCTGTTAACAATCTTCTCTACACTTACTTTCTAAAAGAGAACGCTCTAGAGTGGGCAGGTATTACTGGTTATGACTTATCATTCTTAGGTCTAATTTCTTATATTGGTGTAATTGCAGCAATGGTACAGATCTTAGAGATGACTTTAGATAAGTTTTTTCCAGCTCTTTATACAGCGCTTGGTATCTTCCTTCCTCTAATTACAGTGAACTGTGCCATTCTTGGTGGTTCACTCTTTATGGTGGAGAGGGATTATAACTTTGCAGAAAGTACTGTTTACGGAATCGGTTCAGGTATTGGTTGGGCCCTTGCGATTGCAGCACTTGCAGGTATTAGAGAGAAAATGAAGTACAGTGATGTACCTCATGGATTGAGAGGATTAGGGATTACCTTTATTACAGTTGGTCTTATGGCCCTAGGTTTTCTGTCATTCTCAGGTATTCAACTTTAA
- a CDS encoding class I SAM-dependent methyltransferase, which translates to MTVKKGSDGFSKEYWEVNYSNPDEMDGIGNATNHARYIKATMDLDFVDISSVVDLGFGLGHLFEAVMKEFIPYRALGIEPSKFVYDQVKERGIAPVESTKLKLLNTDLLSWCKDEKFSKHFDLGICTSVFQYLSDEEVREVLPVLSKRVKYLYFSVPTNKELDRQIEDLEFKDEYAIRRSRSWYQKEIKKHFTFVSSRILESKHHFQEENTFFTDLLFRF; encoded by the coding sequence ATGACAGTGAAAAAGGGAAGCGACGGCTTTAGTAAAGAGTATTGGGAAGTGAATTATTCTAATCCTGATGAGATGGACGGTATTGGAAACGCCACAAATCATGCTCGCTATATTAAGGCAACGATGGATCTAGATTTTGTGGATATAAGTAGTGTCGTGGATTTAGGCTTTGGTCTTGGCCATCTCTTTGAGGCGGTGATGAAAGAGTTTATTCCCTATAGAGCACTAGGTATAGAGCCATCAAAATTTGTCTACGATCAAGTTAAGGAGCGAGGAATTGCCCCTGTTGAATCAACAAAGTTAAAACTTCTAAACACCGACTTACTTTCGTGGTGCAAGGATGAGAAGTTTAGTAAGCACTTCGATCTTGGGATATGCACTTCTGTTTTTCAATATCTAAGCGATGAGGAAGTAAGAGAAGTTCTTCCCGTATTATCAAAGAGAGTGAAATACCTCTACTTTAGTGTTCCAACTAATAAGGAATTAGATAGGCAAATTGAAGACCTCGAGTTCAAAGATGAGTACGCTATACGACGTTCTAGGTCGTGGTATCAAAAAGAAATAAAGAAGCACTTTACTTTTGTCTCTTCGAGAATCCTAGAGAGCAAGCACCACTTCCAAGAAGAAAATACTTTTTTTACGGACTTACTTTTTAGGTTTTAA
- a CDS encoding DUF7844 domain-containing protein has translation MNIKLIHIFCFLILSILSSTSSADIFLNKELKEQLQKEEIDRIHQFISETLDIMPDKMIKHFGNVELNFTKVANRSLPKLSSPQELRKELWAESDSDHSESEESFGALAYTKKEFFGSDYKINLHNEFLPIILDESQRDLPSSNNHKTMYQVVKATLVHELSHVFDLRKLSPEEVYGDDEFWRDIREFEEDTLRRIRMEDKRHRKLQLMKYVKYNVSNTASFRSVFKSITSNNLDIQSPDNYEFVNAQEAFAVNMEYFLLDSEYKCRKPALYNYLSKFFVHDPFPEVQCMTPKIRVGNPLTGNLNYLDLDPSRIYQIHYLFAGEGKEMMSKWGHAMLRVVMCSPEREEVSEKCLEDIKEDIVISYRASITGGEINYVSGITGKYPSVLYTYGMPEIITEYTIKEDRELFSIPIQMSKREIQNTVDRIQEGFWSYTGKYKFVSNNCATETFNFLKSVFFNQEITLAVDGIVVPGDIISFLHKYKRIKSNNLDDYRKDEKNFYSRYVDRGAKSFESLQAQQLIDNKIGFAEYYKELRPQQRASYFNGRADQLTKNDIINFLRVENIILQKRQIEYDSEVNKLVLENFKKREDMQDLSQEMQVWTMRFSPYGIIRGGYGVPYQSEVISIEEQMDIFYNLKNIYDLAFENSDIESEKSIDIDQRISRTKENRMKLIKLLKKQIH, from the coding sequence ATGAATATTAAGCTCATTCATATATTTTGTTTTTTAATTCTTAGTATTCTTTCCTCTACATCAAGTGCTGATATCTTCTTAAATAAAGAGCTTAAAGAGCAACTACAAAAAGAAGAGATAGATCGTATTCATCAATTTATAAGCGAAACACTCGATATTATGCCAGATAAAATGATTAAGCACTTTGGTAATGTTGAGTTAAACTTCACAAAGGTTGCCAATAGAAGTCTTCCTAAATTATCTAGTCCTCAAGAGCTTAGAAAAGAATTATGGGCCGAAAGTGATTCAGATCATTCTGAAAGTGAAGAGAGTTTTGGAGCGCTTGCTTATACTAAGAAAGAGTTCTTTGGTAGTGATTATAAAATCAATCTTCATAATGAATTTCTACCAATAATTTTAGATGAGTCTCAACGAGATTTACCTTCTTCAAATAATCATAAAACAATGTATCAAGTGGTAAAGGCGACTTTAGTTCATGAGCTTTCCCATGTATTTGACCTAAGAAAACTTTCTCCTGAAGAGGTCTATGGAGATGATGAATTTTGGAGAGATATTAGAGAGTTCGAAGAAGATACACTTAGAAGAATTAGAATGGAGGATAAGAGACATCGAAAACTCCAGCTCATGAAGTATGTAAAATACAATGTTTCTAATACTGCATCTTTTAGAAGTGTATTTAAATCTATAACAAGTAATAATTTAGATATTCAGAGTCCAGATAACTATGAATTTGTAAATGCTCAAGAAGCTTTTGCTGTTAATATGGAATACTTCTTATTAGATAGTGAATATAAGTGTAGGAAACCTGCTCTTTATAATTATCTCTCTAAGTTCTTCGTACATGATCCATTTCCAGAAGTTCAATGTATGACACCTAAGATTAGAGTAGGGAATCCACTTACAGGAAACTTAAATTATCTAGATTTAGACCCAAGCCGCATCTATCAAATCCACTATCTCTTTGCTGGAGAAGGAAAGGAAATGATGTCGAAATGGGGACATGCAATGCTTAGAGTTGTAATGTGTTCTCCTGAGAGAGAAGAGGTATCAGAGAAGTGTCTCGAAGATATCAAAGAAGATATTGTCATTAGTTACAGGGCCAGTATTACAGGTGGAGAGATCAACTACGTCAGTGGTATCACAGGGAAATACCCATCTGTTTTATATACTTATGGAATGCCTGAAATTATTACGGAATACACTATAAAAGAAGATAGAGAATTATTTAGTATTCCAATTCAAATGAGTAAGAGAGAAATTCAAAATACTGTAGACCGTATTCAAGAGGGATTTTGGAGTTACACAGGTAAGTATAAATTTGTAAGTAATAATTGTGCTACAGAAACATTTAACTTTCTTAAAAGCGTATTCTTTAACCAAGAGATAACACTTGCTGTGGATGGCATTGTTGTTCCTGGAGATATTATTTCATTTCTTCATAAGTATAAGAGAATTAAATCGAATAATCTTGATGACTATAGAAAAGATGAGAAGAATTTCTATTCACGCTATGTAGATAGAGGAGCTAAGAGTTTTGAAAGTCTTCAAGCACAACAACTTATCGATAATAAGATTGGCTTTGCTGAGTACTACAAAGAGTTAAGACCACAGCAAAGAGCAAGTTACTTTAATGGCAGAGCTGACCAACTGACAAAGAACGATATTATTAACTTTCTAAGAGTGGAAAATATCATCTTACAGAAGAGACAAATTGAATATGACTCAGAAGTAAATAAGCTCGTTCTAGAAAATTTTAAGAAAAGAGAAGATATGCAGGACTTATCACAAGAGATGCAAGTTTGGACTATGAGGTTCTCTCCCTACGGAATTATTCGTGGAGGCTATGGTGTTCCTTATCAGTCAGAGGTGATCTCTATAGAAGAGCAAATGGATATTTTTTATAACCTCAAAAATATATATGACCTTGCTTTTGAAAATAGCGATATCGAAAGTGAGAAAAGTATTGATATTGATCAGAGAATTTCAAGAACGAAAGAAAATAGAATGAAGTTAATAAAATTATTAAAAAAACAAATACACTAA
- a CDS encoding YchJ family protein, which produces MSCPCGHEVEYEKCCAPLHAGSEKAQSAEQLMRARYAAFAKHNVDYIISTQDKGSREELNRNEIEIWSNESEWKGLEIVDTVKGQPGDKDGIVEFKATYVVGDRQVVHHERSSFIFEDDAWFFVEGDVLRDAVRRAGPKVGRNDPCPCGSGKKYKKCCLANA; this is translated from the coding sequence ATGAGTTGTCCTTGTGGTCACGAGGTTGAGTATGAGAAATGTTGTGCACCTCTGCATGCTGGTAGTGAAAAGGCGCAAAGCGCAGAACAATTAATGAGAGCACGTTATGCTGCTTTCGCTAAGCATAATGTGGACTACATTATTAGTACTCAGGATAAGGGCAGTAGAGAAGAGCTCAATCGCAATGAAATTGAAATCTGGTCTAACGAAAGTGAGTGGAAAGGACTTGAGATCGTAGACACGGTTAAGGGGCAACCTGGAGATAAGGATGGCATCGTAGAGTTCAAAGCAACTTACGTTGTTGGCGATAGACAAGTTGTGCACCACGAGAGAAGTAGCTTTATCTTTGAAGATGACGCATGGTTCTTCGTAGAGGGAGATGTTCTTCGTGATGCGGTTAGGCGCGCAGGGCCAAAAGTAGGAAGAAACGACCCTTGCCCTTGTGGTAGTGGGAAGAAGTATAAGAAATGCTGCTTGGCGAATGCTTAG
- a CDS encoding YbjQ family protein: MSSLAAFFILLFSGYFIGKYNEERHIRSIRARERSTRRMSLNNLKKVNYNNENILQEKLAIGSTVVSIDYFKLITTGFKSLFGGRLKGIESLVDRARREAVLRMKEDAIDYDTICNVRIETSSISNDIAKRYVGSIEVIAYGTAIKFKV; the protein is encoded by the coding sequence GTGTCCAGTCTTGCCGCATTCTTTATTCTTCTTTTTTCAGGTTACTTTATTGGGAAGTATAATGAAGAGAGACATATTCGATCTATTCGCGCAAGGGAGCGCTCAACTAGACGTATGAGCTTAAATAATCTCAAGAAAGTTAATTACAATAATGAAAATATACTTCAAGAAAAGCTCGCAATAGGAAGCACTGTTGTCTCTATTGATTACTTTAAATTGATTACCACTGGATTTAAGTCTCTCTTTGGGGGCCGTCTTAAGGGAATAGAGTCTCTCGTAGATCGAGCGAGAAGAGAAGCGGTTCTTAGAATGAAAGAGGATGCGATTGATTACGATACAATCTGTAATGTTCGCATTGAAACTTCTTCTATCTCAAACGATATTGCCAAGAGATATGTTGGAAGTATTGAAGTCATTGCTTATGGAACTGCGATAAAATTCAAAGTTTAA
- a CDS encoding YbjQ family protein, with protein sequence MLLSNIESIPGKTIIEYCGLVSGSTVRAKHFGRDFMAGLKNIVGGELKGYSELLAESRKEAMDRMIMSANNSGANAIINIRFSTSSVAQGAAELYCYGTAVRVE encoded by the coding sequence ATGTTGCTTTCTAATATTGAATCAATCCCTGGTAAAACAATCATAGAATATTGTGGTTTAGTTTCTGGCTCTACAGTTAGGGCAAAACATTTTGGTCGCGACTTTATGGCCGGACTAAAAAATATAGTTGGCGGAGAGCTTAAAGGTTACAGTGAACTTCTAGCTGAATCTCGAAAAGAGGCAATGGATAGAATGATCATGAGTGCGAATAACTCTGGAGCGAATGCCATTATAAATATCCGCTTTTCAACATCATCAGTTGCTCAAGGGGCCGCTGAACTCTATTGCTACGGTACTGCCGTAAGAGTTGAATAG
- the nqrF gene encoding NADH:ubiquinone reductase (Na(+)-transporting) subunit F, translated as MNEIILGVLMFTAVVLALVLIILFAKSKLVSSGNIKLSINGEKTVEIPAGGKLLNALADQKLFVSSACGGGGTCGQCKVHVHSGGGEILETELSHITKREAKDGCRLACQVSIKEDMEIEVEDEVFGVKKWECTVRSNHNVATFIKEFVLDLPEGESVPFRAGGFIQIERPPGLKIDYKDFDIEEEYRSDWDAFNVWDNISYVEDETIRAYSMANYPEEEGMIMLNVRIASPPPRAPKGTPPGKMSSYIFNCKPGDKVTISGPFGEFFARDTKKEMVFVGGGAGMAPMRSHLFDQLKRIKTDRKITFWYGARSKREMFYVEDFEMLQRENDNFKWHCALSDALPEDNWEGYTGFIHQVLHDEYLKDHPAPEDCEYYLCGPPIMNKCVIDMLLDLGVEREDIMLDDFGG; from the coding sequence ATGAATGAAATTATACTTGGCGTTTTAATGTTTACCGCCGTTGTCTTGGCCCTTGTGCTTATCATTCTCTTTGCTAAGTCTAAATTAGTAAGCTCTGGGAATATTAAATTAAGTATCAATGGAGAGAAAACGGTAGAAATTCCAGCAGGTGGAAAATTATTAAATGCACTTGCTGATCAGAAACTCTTCGTATCATCTGCCTGTGGTGGTGGTGGTACTTGTGGACAATGTAAAGTTCACGTTCACTCTGGTGGTGGAGAAATTTTAGAAACAGAATTATCTCATATTACTAAGAGAGAAGCTAAAGATGGTTGTCGTCTCGCTTGTCAGGTTTCTATAAAAGAAGATATGGAAATTGAAGTTGAAGATGAAGTCTTTGGTGTGAAGAAGTGGGAATGTACAGTTAGATCAAACCACAATGTTGCTACATTTATTAAAGAATTTGTCCTAGACCTTCCTGAAGGTGAGTCAGTTCCATTTAGAGCTGGTGGATTTATTCAAATTGAAAGACCTCCAGGTCTTAAGATCGACTATAAAGACTTCGATATTGAAGAAGAATATAGAAGTGACTGGGATGCGTTCAATGTTTGGGATAATATCTCTTACGTAGAAGATGAAACAATCAGAGCATATTCAATGGCAAATTATCCTGAGGAAGAAGGGATGATTATGTTAAATGTTCGTATTGCTTCACCTCCGCCAAGAGCACCTAAAGGAACACCTCCAGGTAAGATGTCGTCGTATATCTTTAACTGTAAGCCAGGTGATAAAGTAACTATTTCTGGTCCATTCGGAGAATTCTTCGCAAGAGACACTAAGAAAGAAATGGTCTTTGTTGGTGGTGGTGCAGGTATGGCGCCGATGAGATCACACCTCTTTGATCAGTTAAAGAGAATTAAGACTGATAGAAAGATTACTTTCTGGTACGGAGCTCGTTCTAAGAGAGAAATGTTCTACGTTGAAGATTTTGAAATGCTTCAAAGAGAAAATGATAACTTTAAGTGGCACTGCGCTCTTTCTGATGCTCTTCCGGAAGATAATTGGGAAGGATACACTGGCTTTATCCACCAAGTACTTCACGATGAGTACTTAAAGGATCACCCGGCACCAGAAGATTGTGAGTACTACTTATGTGGACCTCCAATCATGAATAAGTGTGTTATCGATATGCTTCTTGACCTTGGTGTTGAGAGAGAAGATATCATGCTTGATGACTTCGGTGGATGA
- a CDS encoding Na(+)-translocating NADH-quinone reductase subunit A translates to MIRIKKGLDVPLTGIPKQTIEAGPQVKRVALTGPDYVGMKPSMKVQIGDTVKAGQVLFECKKNEGLAFTSPANGKVVEVNRGAKRAFQTIVIEVTGTEQVEFSSYKQKSVSDLSFDEVKRLLLESGLWTSLRMRPFSKVAMLEDKPHSVFINAMDTNPLSPNPEQVIGQYTEDFMAGVEVLSKLTEGKTFVAKASGSKVQAPSCASVHEFAGPHPAGLVGTHIHHLDPVHEAKVVWHAGYQDVIAIGKLFTTGKLWTERVIAVAGPKAKNPRLLTTQLGANILDIVANETLEGELRIVSGSVLNGRKVEDSFLYLGRYHNQISILAEGREREFLGWQAPGLNKFSIKRTFVSKFLTPSKKFDMTTGTHGSPRAMVPVGMYERVMPLDILPTQLLRALITKDTDLAQQLGCLELDEEDLALCTFASIGKVDFGPVLRENLTTIEKEG, encoded by the coding sequence ATGATTCGTATTAAAAAAGGTTTAGACGTTCCTTTAACGGGAATCCCTAAACAAACAATCGAAGCTGGTCCTCAAGTTAAAAGAGTGGCCTTAACAGGTCCTGACTACGTTGGGATGAAGCCGTCGATGAAAGTTCAAATCGGCGACACTGTTAAAGCTGGTCAAGTTCTCTTCGAGTGTAAGAAGAACGAAGGATTAGCATTTACTTCTCCTGCAAATGGAAAAGTTGTGGAAGTTAACAGAGGTGCGAAACGTGCGTTTCAAACTATTGTTATCGAAGTTACTGGTACTGAGCAAGTTGAGTTCAGCTCATACAAGCAAAAGAGTGTTTCAGACCTCTCTTTTGATGAGGTGAAGAGACTACTTCTTGAGTCGGGACTGTGGACATCTCTAAGAATGAGACCATTTTCTAAAGTGGCCATGTTAGAAGATAAGCCACATTCAGTTTTCATCAATGCAATGGATACAAACCCACTAAGCCCAAATCCTGAACAAGTTATTGGACAATATACTGAAGACTTTATGGCCGGTGTAGAAGTTCTTTCTAAATTAACTGAAGGAAAGACTTTTGTTGCTAAGGCAAGCGGTTCTAAGGTTCAAGCACCAAGCTGTGCTTCAGTTCACGAGTTTGCTGGGCCTCACCCTGCTGGTCTTGTTGGAACTCATATTCATCACCTTGACCCAGTTCACGAGGCAAAGGTTGTTTGGCATGCGGGTTACCAAGATGTAATCGCAATTGGTAAATTATTTACTACTGGTAAACTTTGGACAGAGAGAGTTATTGCTGTCGCTGGACCAAAGGCAAAGAATCCAAGACTTTTAACGACTCAATTAGGGGCCAATATTCTAGATATCGTTGCCAACGAAACTCTAGAAGGAGAGCTTCGAATTGTTTCTGGTTCTGTTTTAAACGGAAGAAAAGTTGAGGACTCATTCCTCTACTTAGGTAGATACCATAACCAAATTTCAATCTTGGCCGAAGGGCGCGAGAGAGAATTCCTTGGTTGGCAAGCGCCAGGACTTAATAAGTTCTCTATCAAGAGAACATTTGTTTCTAAGTTTTTAACTCCTTCAAAGAAATTTGACATGACGACAGGAACTCATGGCTCTCCAAGAGCAATGGTACCAGTGGGAATGTATGAAAGAGTTATGCCACTAGATATTCTTCCAACTCAATTATTAAGAGCTCTAATTACTAAAGACACTGACCTTGCTCAGCAATTAGGTTGTCTTGAATTAGACGAGGAAGATTTAGCACTATGTACATTTGCCAGTATTGGTAAAGTCGACTTCGGTCCTGTGCTAAGAGAAAATTTAACAACTATTGAGAAGGAAGGTTAG
- a CDS encoding NADH:ubiquinone reductase (Na(+)-transporting) subunit B, whose translation MKALRGFLDSQHHHFAKGGKLEKFYPMYEMIDTFIYTPGEVSRGSVHVRDGIDLKRTMTTVAMALTACLLFACYNTGLQANTVLAAQGITSVDSWRGAVMAALGLGFDPTSCVSNFVYGFLFFAPVFLVTNIAGGFWEVIFATVRKHEINEGFLVTGLLFPCILPPTIPLWQVAVGISFGVVFGKEVFGGTGKNFLNPALTARAFLFFAYPGEISGDAVWTAVDGFTGATALGQAAIGGASAISVSWMDAFLGFMPGSMGETSTLACLIGAVVLIVTGIGSWRIMLSMLVSAMAFAFVLNMIGSSTNPMFALAPHWHLVIGGFAFGLVFMATDPVSAAMTFKGQYFYGALIGFMVILVRVINPAFPEGVMLAILFANCFAPLIDWFVVDGHIKKRQARIKA comes from the coding sequence ATGAAAGCTTTAAGAGGTTTTCTAGATTCTCAACATCATCACTTTGCCAAAGGCGGAAAGTTAGAAAAGTTCTATCCAATGTATGAAATGATAGACACTTTTATCTACACTCCGGGTGAAGTAAGTAGAGGATCAGTACATGTACGTGATGGAATTGATCTAAAGAGAACAATGACAACAGTAGCGATGGCCCTTACGGCTTGTTTGCTCTTTGCTTGTTACAATACAGGTCTACAGGCCAATACAGTTTTAGCTGCTCAGGGGATCACTTCAGTTGATTCTTGGCGTGGTGCTGTTATGGCAGCTTTAGGATTAGGTTTTGATCCTACAAGTTGTGTTTCAAACTTTGTTTACGGTTTCCTATTCTTTGCACCAGTATTTTTGGTTACAAATATTGCCGGTGGTTTTTGGGAAGTTATTTTTGCAACAGTAAGAAAGCATGAGATTAATGAAGGTTTCCTAGTAACAGGACTTCTCTTTCCATGTATTCTTCCTCCAACGATTCCTCTATGGCAAGTTGCTGTAGGTATCTCGTTTGGTGTTGTTTTTGGAAAGGAAGTTTTTGGTGGAACAGGGAAGAATTTCTTAAACCCTGCTCTTACTGCTAGAGCATTTCTTTTCTTTGCGTATCCTGGAGAGATTTCAGGGGACGCAGTATGGACAGCAGTTGATGGTTTCACTGGAGCAACAGCTCTTGGTCAAGCAGCGATTGGTGGAGCTTCAGCGATCTCTGTTAGCTGGATGGATGCTTTCTTAGGATTCATGCCAGGATCAATGGGTGAGACTTCTACTCTTGCTTGTTTAATTGGAGCAGTAGTTCTAATCGTAACAGGAATTGGGTCTTGGAGAATTATGCTCTCTATGCTCGTTTCAGCAATGGCATTTGCCTTTGTTCTAAATATGATCGGATCATCTACTAACCCAATGTTTGCACTAGCACCACACTGGCACCTTGTTATTGGTGGTTTTGCATTTGGTCTTGTCTTTATGGCCACAGATCCTGTCTCTGCAGCAATGACTTTCAAAGGTCAATACTTCTACGGAGCACTGATTGGATTTATGGTTATTCTAGTTCGTGTTATTAACCCAGCATTCCCGGAAGGTGTAATGCTAGCAATTCTCTTCGCAAATTGTTTTGCTCCACTTATCGACTGGTTCGTAGTGGATGGACATATCAAGAAGAGACAAGCGCGTATCAAGGCTTAG
- a CDS encoding Na(+)-translocating NADH-quinone reductase subunit C, protein MKSETGKTLLVAFLLCIVCSILVSGAAVSLKPMQEANKKLDVKKNLLIASGLVDGNATKADVDAAYKNVQPLLVDLATGDVIEGDIENYDQKKAAKDPKQNLRIDAAKDLGNIKFRAKVAKAYLVKDAGEVSMIVLPVHGKGLWSTMYGFLALAPDTVTVKGIGFYSHGETPGLGGEIDNPSWKATWNGKKALDESFSPILKVVKGAARTETEIDGLSGATLTAVGVTGTIQYWLGDDAFGPFLAKFREGGIK, encoded by the coding sequence ATGAAAAGCGAAACAGGAAAAACACTACTTGTTGCATTCCTTCTGTGTATTGTTTGTTCGATCCTAGTATCGGGAGCAGCAGTATCACTAAAGCCTATGCAGGAAGCTAATAAGAAATTAGACGTTAAGAAGAACCTTCTTATCGCGTCTGGTTTAGTTGATGGTAATGCTACAAAAGCTGATGTGGATGCAGCTTATAAGAACGTTCAACCACTTCTCGTCGATCTTGCGACAGGAGATGTTATTGAAGGTGATATTGAGAATTACGATCAGAAAAAAGCAGCAAAAGATCCTAAGCAGAATTTAAGAATTGATGCAGCTAAGGATCTTGGAAATATTAAATTTAGAGCTAAAGTTGCTAAGGCTTACCTTGTTAAGGATGCGGGAGAGGTTTCTATGATTGTTCTTCCTGTCCATGGAAAAGGTCTTTGGTCAACAATGTATGGATTCTTAGCTCTTGCTCCTGATACTGTTACAGTAAAAGGGATTGGTTTCTACTCTCACGGTGAGACTCCTGGTCTTGGTGGTGAGATTGATAACCCAAGCTGGAAGGCAACTTGGAATGGGAAGAAGGCACTTGATGAGAGTTTTAGCCCAATTCTAAAAGTTGTAAAAGGTGCAGCTAGAACAGAGACTGAGATTGATGGTCTTTCTGGTGCAACTTTAACTGCAGTTGGTGTTACTGGAACTATTCAATATTGGTTAGGAGACGATGCTTTCGGTCCTTTCCTTGCTAAGTTTAGAGAAGGAGGGATCAAATAA